One Nocardiopsis gilva YIM 90087 genomic window, GCCTCGTAGCCTCCGGTGGCGCGGTAGCCGTCGAGGGTGTAGAGGTCCGTCCGGTCCCAGTCGCGGGAGAGGACGGGTGTCAGTGGCGTCACTTCGCTTCCCCCTCACCGGCGTCGTCGGCCGGGCGGGGCGGCAGGGCGTCGGGGTCGGGCGCCGTCCAACCGCGCTCGCGCGCCAGGCGCAGGCCCCGCAGCGAGGGCTCGCCGGCCTGGGTGCCCTCCTCCGCGTGTCCGTCGGGGAATCCGGCCAGCACGCGCGAGGCCTGCTTCCATGTGCACAGCCGGTCGGGGCCGCGCGTGGGGACCACGTCGTTGCCCAGCCGCAGGTCGTCGACGAGTCGCCGGGCCGATTCGGGGGTCTGGTTGTCGAAGAACTCCCAGTTGACCATCACGACCGGGGCGAAGTCGCAGGCGGCGTTGCACTCGACGTGCTCCAGCGTGACCTTGCCGTCCTCGGTGGTCTCGCCATGGCCGACATCCAGGTGCTCCTTGAGCGCGCCGAAGATCTCGTCGCCGCCCATGACCGCGCACAGCGTGTTGGTGCAGACCCCGACGTTGTAGTCGCCGCCGGGCCGCCGCCGGTACATGGTGTAGAAGGTGACCACCGCGGTGACCTCGGCCTTGGTCAGGCCGAGCTGGTCGGCGCAGAAGGCGATGCCCGCGGAACTCACGTAGCCCTCCTCCGCCTGCACGAGGTGCAGCAGCGGCAGCAGCGCGGAGCGCTCCCGGGGGTACTTCGCGATGATCTCCTTGGCCTCGACCTCCAGCCGGGCCCGTACCTCGTCGGTGAATCCCCTGGTCGTCGTGGTCACCTGTCCACCCCTCCCATCACTGGATCGATGCTGGCCACCGACGCGATGACGTCGGCCACCGTTCCGCCCTCGCACATGGCCGCGACCGCCTGCAGGTGGGTGAAGGAGGGGTCGCGGAAGTGCACGCGGTAGGGCCGGGTGCCGCCGTCGCTGACCGTGTAGCAGCCGAGTTCGCCCCTGGCGCTCTCCACGGCCGCGTAGGCCTGCCCGGCCGGAACGCGGAAGCCCTCGGTGACGAGCTTGAAGTGGTGGATCAGCGCCTCCATGGAGTTGCCCATCATGTGGGCGATGTGGTCGGGCGAGTTGCCCAGGCCGTCGGCCCCGAGGGTGAGCCGCGCGGGCCAGCCGATCTTGGCGTCGTCGATCATCACCGGCCCGGGTTCGAGCCGGTCGAGGCACTGCTCGATGATCCGCAGGCTCTGCTCAAGCTCGGCGACGCGGACCCGGTAGCGGGCGTAGACGTCGCAGCCGTCGGAGACGGGGACGTCGAACTCGTAGTTCTCGTATCCGCAGTAGGGCTTGGCCTTGCGCAGGTCCCAGGCCAGACCGGAGGCGCGCAGCAGCGGGCCGGTGGCGCCCAGCGCCAGGCACGCGGCCATGTCCAGGTAGGCGACGTCGCGGGTCCGCGCCAGATAGAAGGGGTTGGCGTCGAGCAGCTTGCGCAGGATCTTGACGCGCTTGGGCATCTCGGCGAGCAGCTCTCTGATCTTCTCGATCGCGCCGGGCGGCAGATCCTGGGCCACCCCGCCGGGGCGGATGTAGGCGTGGTTCATCCGCAGGCCGGTGATGAGCTCGAAGATGTCGAGCACCATCTCCCGCTCGCGGAAGCCGTTGGTCATGACCGTGGTGGCGCCGATCTCCATGCCGAACGTCGCCATCGCCACGAAGTGCGAGGACATCCGGTTGAGCTCCATCATCAGCACCCGGATGACGTTGGCGCGCTCGGGGATGCGGTCGGTGATGCCCAGCAGCCTCTCCACGGCCAGGCAGTACGCCGCCTCGTTGAACAGCGGCATGAGGTAGTCCATCCGGGTCACGAACGTGGTGCCCTGCGTCCACGTCCGGTACTCGGTGTTCTTCTCGATGCCGGTGTGCAGGTAGCCGATGCCGACGCGGGCCTCAGTGACGGTCTCGCCGTCCAGGGTGAGGATGAGGCGCAGCACGCCGTGGGTGGACGGGTGCTGCGGACCCATGTTGACGACGAGCCGCTCGGCGCCGCTCGACTGGGCGCGCTCGACGACCTCCTCCCAGTCGCCGCCGGAGGCGTCGATGTAGTCCTCGGTGATGTTGGTGCTCATGAGTAGGACCTCCGCTCCTCGGGCGGGGGGATCGTGGCGCCGCGGTACTCCACCGGAATCCCGCCGAGCGGGTAGTCCTTGCGCTGCGGGTGCCCGTGCCAGTCGTCCGGCATCTGGATGCGGGTCAGGGCGGGATGGCCGTCGAAGACGATGCCGAAGAAGTCCCAGGCCTCGCGCTCGTGCCAGTCGTTGGTCGGGTAGACGGACACGATCGAGGGGATGTGCGGATCGGCGTCGGGGCAGGTGGTCTCGACCCTGATCTCGGTGTTGTGGGTGATCGAGCGCAGCTGGTAGACGGCGTGCAGCTCGCGGTTGGTGTCCTCGGGGAAGTGCACGCCGGTGACGCCCAGGCACAGCTCGAAGCGGAGCGCGGGGTCGTCGCGTAGCCGCCGCATGACCTCAAGGAGGGCATCGCGGCGCACCTGGAAGGTGATCTCGCCGCGGTCGACGGCGACCCGCTCGACGGCTTCCGCGTAGGAGACCGGGGCGTCGTCGAGCGTGCGCTCCAGGGCGTCGGCGACCGTGTCGAAGTCGGCGGTGCGCGGGTCCTCCGGGTCGGTGTAGGGGCGCTCGGCGTCGGGCACGGCCGGGCGGCGGACCAGCAGGCCGCCGTAACCGGAGGTGTCGCCGGTGGTGTGGGTGCCGAACATGCCCTGACGGGCGATGGGCGAGGCGAGGCGCTCCTCCCCGGCCTTGGCGGGCAGGTTCTCCTGCTCGCTCCCCTGCTCGGGCACGCCGTTGTGTCCGTTGGCTCCGTTGGCGGTCATCCGGTCACCTGCTCGGGCCGGTCGATCAGCGGGAGGGAGCGGCGCATGCGGCGCTCCTCCTCTTCGTCGATCTCCTTGCGCCGGTGTGCGCCGAGTTTGGTGTTCTGCACCTTGTCGTGCAGCTTGAGCACGGCGTCGAGCAGCATCTCCGGGCGCGGCGGGCAGCCGGGCAGGTAGATGTCGACCGGGACGACGTGGTCGACGCCCTGCACGACGGCGTAGTTGTTGAACATGCCGCCGCTGGAGGCGCAGACGCCCATGGCGATGACCCACTTGGGTTCGGGCATCTGGTCGTAGATCTGCCGCAGGACCGGGGCCATCTTCTGGCTCACCCGCCCCGCCACGATCATCAGGTCGGCCTGGCGCGGGGTCGCCCCGAACTTCTCCATGCCGAACCTGGCCAGGTCGTAGTGCGGTCCGCCCACGGACATCATCTCGATGGCGCAGCAGGCCAGACCGAACGTCGCGGGCCACATCGAGGTCTTGCGGACCAGCCCGGCGACCTGCTCGACGGTCGTGAGCATGACGCCACTCGGCAGTTTCTCTTCAATCCCCATCCGGCGAACCCCCTTTCCCGTTGCTGGAGTGAATGGAGTCGGTTGAGCGGCTGGAGCGCCGGTGGTTCACCGCCGGTGCGGGAGTGCGCGATCCGGGGGTCGTCGCGGCGCGGGTCAGTCCCATTCGAGGCCTCCGCGCTTCCACTCGTAGGCGTAGGCGATCGACACGTTGACCAGGAACAGCAGGATCGCGACGACGCCGAAGACCCCGAGCGCGTCGAAGTGGACCGCCCAGGGAACGAGGAAGATGATCTCGATGTCGAAGACGATGAAGAGCATCGCCGTCATGTAGTACTTGATGGTGAAGCGGCCGCCGCCGGCCGGCTGCGGGGTGGGCTCGATGCCGCACTCGTAGGACTGCAGCTTGGCGCGGTTGTACCGCTTCGGCCCGGCGATGGACCCGACGATCATCGAGACCACGACGAACGCGGCGCCGATCGCGCCGAGAACGATGACGGGTGTGTACAGCTCCATTACCAGCCGTTCCCCTTCGTGCCCATGGAGTGCGCGGGTGTCAGATCCGGGTGCGCGGCGGGCAGGGCGGCGCACCCGCTTGTGATTGCTTTCACGTAGCAGGTCGTGTGGTGGTCCGAGGTCGCCATCAGGTTCGCGTCCCGTGAGCCGGTGTCCGTCGCTACGCCGCGGGGGCCATCTTGGACATCCCGTTGATCACGCGATCCATCGCGTCTCCGCGACTGGGTTCGGTCAGATTGGCCAGCATCTTCAGCATGAATTTCATGAGCGTGCGCTGAGGGAGGCCGTATCTGGTGGCCAGCTTCATGAAGTCCGGATTGCCGATCATCTTCACGAAGCAGCGGCCGAGCGTGTAGTACCCGCCGTAGGCGTCGGAGAGGACCTGCGGATAGCGGTGCAGGGTGCGCTCGCGCGCCTGCACGGTCGGGCGGCTGAGCGCCTGGACGACGACGTCGGCGGCGATGTGCCCGGCCTCCATCGCATAGGCGATGCCCTCCCCGTTGAACGGGTTGACCATGCCGCCGGCGTCGCCGACGAGCATGAGCCCGCGCGTGTAGTGGGGGGTGCGGTTGAAGCCCATGGGCAGGGCGGCGCCGCGGATGGGGCCGCGCTGGCGCTCCTCGGTGAACCCCCACTCCTCGGGCATGCTCGCGGTCCACAGCCGCAGCAGCTTGCGGTAGTCGATCTCGCGGAACCCGGCCGAGGAGTCGAGGATGCCCAGGCCGACGTTGCAGGTGCCGTCGCCGACGCCGAAGACCCAGCCGTAGCCGGGCAGCAGGACGTTCTTGGCGCCGCTGTTGTCCCACAGTTCCAGCCAGGACTCCAGGAAGTCGTCGTCGTGGCGGGGGCTGGTGAAGTAGGTGCGCACGGCCACGCCCATGGGGCGGTCGTCGCGTCTGCGGATGCCCAGGGCCACGGCCAGCCGGGAGGAGTTGCCGTCGGCGGCGATGACCAGCGGCGCGCGGTAGCTGACCGGTTCGCCGTGGGGGTTCTTGGCCTGGACGCCCGCGACGCGGTCGGTGCGGGCGTCGAGGATCGGGGCGGTGACGGTGGTGTTCTCACACAGCCGCGCCCCGGCGCTGACGGCCTGGTCGGCGAGGATGCGGTCGAAGTCGTAGCGCGTGCGTACCAGGCCGAACCCGGGGTACTCGGCAAGGTCCGGCCAGGGAAGTTCGAGCCGCACGCCGCCGCCGATGATGCGCAGGCCGCGATTGCGGATCCACCCCTTGTCGTCGAAGGAGACGCCCATCGCCGCCAGCTGCTTGACGGCGCGCGGGGTCAGGCCGTCGCCGCAGACCTTCTCGCGCGGGAAGGAGGTCTTCTCCAACAGGAGGACGTCGAGCCCGGCCTGGGCCAGGTGGTAGGCCGTCGTGGAACCGGCGGGCCCAGCGCCGACGATGATGACGTCGGCCTCGAGTTCGGGGGTGTCCCGGACGGACAGTGAGGTGGCTGCTGTCTCGCTCACGAGTTCGGTCCTTGACGTGCGTGGTGAGCGGTGTACCGCTCTGCGGGGGCGCGTCTGCGGGGTGACGCTCTGTGGTGTTCCTGTGTTGTTCGTCTACAACCAGTGTTATCAATGACTCGTTAGCTTGTGAAGGACTTCACAAGGCTTCGTTCCGAAGTCTAGACCCTTGGACACCTCCGGGGCGAGCCCCAGAGGTCCCTCTTCTTGATCGCCACCGATTCATGACAAAGCAGACATCTCGCGCGTGACCTGCGTGCTTGAAGTGAAACACGTCTGCTTTATGGCCATTAATCCCATATACGACAAAGACCCCGAAACATCCGTTTCGAGGCCTTTGCCAGAAAAACTATTCCCGCCCTGCGGAGGGGCGCCGCACGCGTCAGGTCAGGAGCCGCGCACCCCGCGGTGAAGAGCGACGACGCCCATGGTGAGGTTGCGCCACGCCACGCGCGACCACCCGGCGCGCTGCAACCGCGCGGCCAGCTCGGCTTGGTCGGGCCAGTCCATGATCGATTCCGAGAGGTACTCATAGGCCGCGGCGTTCGAGGTGAAGCACTTCGCGATCTTGGGAAGGGCGGCCATGAGATAGGTGGCGTAGAACTTGTCCACCAGTTCGACCGGGATATGGCTGAATTCGCAAATGACCAGGCGGCCGCCGACCTTGGTCACCCGCCGCATCTCGCGGAGCGCCTGATCCACGTCGTTGACGTTGCGCAGGCCGAAGGAGATCGTCACGGCGTCGAAGGTCTCGTCGGCGAACGGCAGCCGCAGGGCGTCTCCGGCCACGAAGGTCACCCCGTCGCGCGAGGCGCCGCCCCGGCGCTCCGCACCGACCCGGAGCATGCCCTGGGAGAAGTCGCAGGCGATGACGCGCGCGCCCTTGGACACGAACGACTCCGAAGAGGTCCCGGTCCCGGCGGCCAGGTCGAGGACGAGCTCCCCGCTGTAGGCCTCGACCGCCTTCACCATGGCGCGCCGCCAGACGCGGTCCTGCCCCAGAGAGAGGACGTCGTTCACCAGGTCGTAGCGGCTGGCGATGCCGTCGAACATCGTGGCGACGTCGTACGGCTGCTTGTCGAGTTCGGCGCGGGTCATGCCCCAAGACTACGGCGGCACCAGCCCCGTTGAACCCGGTTCCGACAGCGCGCCGCGCCCGTCCCCCGTATCACACGCAAGAACAGTTACGGTAAGCAATGGATAGTAACCCATAGTCACAGAACCGCGCGCCTGCCGCCAACCCGCACAGTGGTCCTGTCACCCGGCCACGGGGCTGCGTGGTTATGCCCGAGGAATCTGGAGAACGCCACTCGTGGGATGTCAGGGACACCAGGGACGCCCAGGTCGCACCCGCTCGCTGTGCACCGTCGCGCTGAGCACGCTCACGCTCATCGCGTCGGCGCTGTTCGCGGGATCGGCCGACGCCGCTCCGACGGGGTTCCCGCATTCCGTGGTCGTCAGCGAGCGCCCCGTCTCCTGGACGCCGCACATCCTCGACGGAACCGTCAAGGCCATCGCGCAGGTCGGCGACGTGGTGATCGCGGGCGGCAAGTTCACCCAGGTGGCCGATCCGAATCGGCAGACCACCCACGCGCGG contains:
- the nuoE gene encoding NADH-quinone oxidoreductase subunit NuoE, which translates into the protein MTTTTRGFTDEVRARLEVEAKEIIAKYPRERSALLPLLHLVQAEEGYVSSAGIAFCADQLGLTKAEVTAVVTFYTMYRRRPGGDYNVGVCTNTLCAVMGGDEIFGALKEHLDVGHGETTEDGKVTLEHVECNAACDFAPVVMVNWEFFDNQTPESARRLVDDLRLGNDVVPTRGPDRLCTWKQASRVLAGFPDGHAEEGTQAGEPSLRGLRLARERGWTAPDPDALPPRPADDAGEGEAK
- a CDS encoding NADH-quinone oxidoreductase subunit D, with the protein product MSTNITEDYIDASGGDWEEVVERAQSSGAERLVVNMGPQHPSTHGVLRLILTLDGETVTEARVGIGYLHTGIEKNTEYRTWTQGTTFVTRMDYLMPLFNEAAYCLAVERLLGITDRIPERANVIRVLMMELNRMSSHFVAMATFGMEIGATTVMTNGFREREMVLDIFELITGLRMNHAYIRPGGVAQDLPPGAIEKIRELLAEMPKRVKILRKLLDANPFYLARTRDVAYLDMAACLALGATGPLLRASGLAWDLRKAKPYCGYENYEFDVPVSDGCDVYARYRVRVAELEQSLRIIEQCLDRLEPGPVMIDDAKIGWPARLTLGADGLGNSPDHIAHMMGNSMEALIHHFKLVTEGFRVPAGQAYAAVESARGELGCYTVSDGGTRPYRVHFRDPSFTHLQAVAAMCEGGTVADVIASVASIDPVMGGVDR
- a CDS encoding NADH-quinone oxidoreductase subunit C, yielding MTANGANGHNGVPEQGSEQENLPAKAGEERLASPIARQGMFGTHTTGDTSGYGGLLVRRPAVPDAERPYTDPEDPRTADFDTVADALERTLDDAPVSYAEAVERVAVDRGEITFQVRRDALLEVMRRLRDDPALRFELCLGVTGVHFPEDTNRELHAVYQLRSITHNTEIRVETTCPDADPHIPSIVSVYPTNDWHEREAWDFFGIVFDGHPALTRIQMPDDWHGHPQRKDYPLGGIPVEYRGATIPPPEERRSYS
- a CDS encoding NuoB/complex I 20 kDa subunit family protein — encoded protein: MGIEEKLPSGVMLTTVEQVAGLVRKTSMWPATFGLACCAIEMMSVGGPHYDLARFGMEKFGATPRQADLMIVAGRVSQKMAPVLRQIYDQMPEPKWVIAMGVCASSGGMFNNYAVVQGVDHVVPVDIYLPGCPPRPEMLLDAVLKLHDKVQNTKLGAHRRKEIDEEEERRMRRSLPLIDRPEQVTG
- a CDS encoding NADH-quinone oxidoreductase subunit A codes for the protein MELYTPVIVLGAIGAAFVVVSMIVGSIAGPKRYNRAKLQSYECGIEPTPQPAGGGRFTIKYYMTAMLFIVFDIEIIFLVPWAVHFDALGVFGVVAILLFLVNVSIAYAYEWKRGGLEWD
- a CDS encoding geranylgeranyl reductase family protein — translated: MSETAATSLSVRDTPELEADVIIVGAGPAGSTTAYHLAQAGLDVLLLEKTSFPREKVCGDGLTPRAVKQLAAMGVSFDDKGWIRNRGLRIIGGGVRLELPWPDLAEYPGFGLVRTRYDFDRILADQAVSAGARLCENTTVTAPILDARTDRVAGVQAKNPHGEPVSYRAPLVIAADGNSSRLAVALGIRRRDDRPMGVAVRTYFTSPRHDDDFLESWLELWDNSGAKNVLLPGYGWVFGVGDGTCNVGLGILDSSAGFREIDYRKLLRLWTASMPEEWGFTEERQRGPIRGAALPMGFNRTPHYTRGLMLVGDAGGMVNPFNGEGIAYAMEAGHIAADVVVQALSRPTVQARERTLHRYPQVLSDAYGGYYTLGRCFVKMIGNPDFMKLATRYGLPQRTLMKFMLKMLANLTEPSRGDAMDRVINGMSKMAPAA
- a CDS encoding demethylmenaquinone methyltransferase, which gives rise to MTRAELDKQPYDVATMFDGIASRYDLVNDVLSLGQDRVWRRAMVKAVEAYSGELVLDLAAGTGTSSESFVSKGARVIACDFSQGMLRVGAERRGGASRDGVTFVAGDALRLPFADETFDAVTISFGLRNVNDVDQALREMRRVTKVGGRLVICEFSHIPVELVDKFYATYLMAALPKIAKCFTSNAAAYEYLSESIMDWPDQAELAARLQRAGWSRVAWRNLTMGVVALHRGVRGS